Sequence from the Candidatus Desulfofervidus auxilii genome:
TTTCCAAGTTCAATTTTGGCCCTAAGTCCAGTGCAATGGCAGGGATGTATAATTTTAATGTTACAAGATTTAAAATACTTAATAGTTTTGTTCAACACTTCCTCTCCTGCATCAAAAAGATGAAGTCCACCTATAATGTCTAATATTTTTGTTTCCTGACATATTTTCTTTGCATAATTTATTATATTGCAGATACCAGAATGGGAACAACCAGAAATTATCACCAGTCCTTTTTTTGACTTGTAAACCAAAGCACTGTCATCTATCACATAATCAGGCAATTCTTTACCATCTTTAATAATAGTTCCAATAGGCATTTTTCCTTCAAAATCATTTAGCCTTGGTATTTCTCCTAAAAAACAAAGATTTTCAGTCAACCATATTGGTTCCTTTGAGAGACTTAAATCAAAGTATTTGGCAATTTCTTCTTTCCTTTTCCTTGTTCCTATTTCTCCAAATCCTTTATAAAATTTCCTTTCAAACGTTAATGGGTGAGCTACTAGTTTTATGCCTTTTGAGATTTTGCCAACCAAACTAATAAAATGTTCCAATCCCCAGGTATGGTCAAGGTGGCCATGTGATAAGACCAAAAAATCTGCTTGTTTTAAGTCAATACCTAATGCCTTTGCATTTTTTATAAACACATCTGAATAGCCCACATCAAAGAGAACTTTATAATTATCTGCCTCTATCCAATATGAGACTGCTGGCTCACCCAAATAATACTGATCAATCAATGTATTATTGTCTACAAGGACAGTAAGTCTCACTTTGTTTTTGATGTGCATGTCATAATATTCTACAAATACCCCTTTCACTTTGTATCATGGAAAAATATATCCCTGTCTGGTTTGGCAAATGACTGTTTTTAAGCCAGCAGCCCTAAGCAAACGATGCACTTTTTTCATCTCTTCAAAACTAGGGCGTTCTATATCTCTTCTGCGAAATTCAGGTCGATAGTCTACAACACAAACTTGCACTTCTTTTTGCCAAGAGGCTAATCTTTTCCCTATTTCATAAATCTCGTCAAGACTTATCAATTCTTTGTTATAAGGAATACCTATACCAACAAAGATTTTATCAAAGCATTCTTTTAAAAGGTATTCCACAGTTTGCCAGTTTCTTTGCCAAAGGGTTTTTGCCAATTTTTCATCTTTTATATTAGTAATCCGCTTGAATGTCTCAAGCCTTAGCCCTTTTATATCAGGCCCTATATCTGTCATTCCATAATAAATAAGCTCATCAATGTAATCTTTTGTAAGAAATACTGCATTTGTGTCTATATGAATCCTTGCTTCTTTATCTGGGTTTAGCCTTTTTAATGCTTTAACAAATTCTATGAGCCATCTACGGTTTAAAGTAGACTCACCACCACTTATGGCCATGCGATTTAATCTATATTTATATCGTAAGTTAGTTAAGTTTTTAGCTGCTTCTTGTGGAGTGATTGGTCTGCCAAAAGAGACGTAAGTAATATTCCAATTTTGGCAAGTAGGACACCTAAGAATACAACCATGAGCAAAACAGGCTACTTCAATATAATAAAAAATACGTTTTATCTCAAAAGGTGTGCCTACCCCACCAGCCATGTGGGGCTGAAATCCACTAATGAGACGGACAGGAGGAAATTTTTCAATCTTTTCTTTTGCTGTCTCAATCTCCATCCCTGCTTTAACTGGGGTAATGCAACTCCTTACAGGC
This genomic interval carries:
- a CDS encoding MBL fold metallo-hydrolase gives rise to the protein MRLTVLVDNNTLIDQYYLGEPAVSYWIEADNYKVLFDVGYSDVFIKNAKALGIDLKQADFLVLSHGHLDHTWGLEHFISLVGKISKGIKLVAHPLTFERKFYKGFGEIGTRKRKEEIAKYFDLSLSKEPIWLTENLCFLGEIPRLNDFEGKMPIGTIIKDGKELPDYVIDDSALVYKSKKGLVIISGCSHSGICNIINYAKKICQETKILDIIGGLHLFDAGEEVLNKTIKYFKSCNIKIIHPCHCTGLRAKIELGKHFQVEEVGSGLILEYE
- a CDS encoding radical SAM protein, with amino-acid sequence MDFYIARRIEEKCRKCNFCTTYIDCAGEEQCSGCGACVVACPFEAKVLEPYEPREFVEIKINGRSLSVPARITILKALSLAGFKISMIPEEGSFLAPCQTGGCYSCLVLANGKPVRSCITPVKAGMEIETAKEKIEKFPPVRLISGFQPHMAGGVGTPFEIKRIFYYIEVACFAHGCILRCPTCQNWNITYVSFGRPITPQEAAKNLTNLRYKYRLNRMAISGGESTLNRRWLIEFVKALKRLNPDKEARIHIDTNAVFLTKDYIDELIYYGMTDIGPDIKGLRLETFKRITNIKDEKLAKTLWQRNWQTVEYLLKECFDKIFVGIGIPYNKELISLDEIYEIGKRLASWQKEVQVCVVDYRPEFRRRDIERPSFEEMKKVHRLLRAAGLKTVICQTRQGYIFP